Genomic DNA from Thiohalobacter sp.:
CGAACAGGCCGCCGATGCCGAAGGTGGTGTTGAAGGTGAAACGCAGCCCGTCCTGGGCGCCCTGGCGCAGCTTGCCCTGGAGCAGGTCGTTGACCAGGGTCAGCGGCTCTCCAAGGTTGGCAAAGAAGTTGTTCACACTGCGACGGACAGGTGCCGGGATGGTGCGTTCGTAGCCGGTGGCCAGGGGTTTCAGGAGCCAGCGGTCGACCTTGTCGTTGAATCGATCGATGACCCGGTTGACCGGTTCCAGCGGGTCGCTGGTCTCTTCCTCCGGCGGTACCACCGCGCAGGCGGAGAGGCCGAGAACGAGAAAGGCGGCCAGCAGACGGCGGCCGGTGCGCGCAAGACGGATTTCCATGTGAGGGCTCCTGCTTCCTGTTTCCTGGACGGGCAATGCGGTCCGATGCTCAGAGTTCAGAATTTGTAGCATGGGCAAAGGCCCGAAGGGCCGTGCCCATCATGACGGTCACGGGATGCTGATGGGCACGTCGCTGCGCGCCTTTGCCCATCCTACCCAGTCCGCCACCATCAGACAGAACGTAATATTTCCGACAAAATGTGTGCTCCGCTCTCAGAGTTCGGGTGACCGCACCACCAGCAGCTTTTCGATCTGCATGTCCTCGAAGGTGTAGGGGATGCCGCCGACGCCGAGGCCGGACTGGCGCAGGCCGGCGAAGGGCATCCAGTCCACGCGGAAGGCGGTGTGATCGTTGACCATCACGGCCGAGGCGTCCAGCCGGCGGTAGGCGCGCAGCGCGCGATGGATGTCGCGGGTGAACACGGCGGCCTGGAATGCGAAGGGCAGGGCATTGGCCTGCTCGATGGCGGCGGCCATGTCGCGGCAACTGTAGACACAGATCACCGGTCCGAAGATCTCCTCGCGCGACACGCGGGCATCCGTGGGCGGATCGAGCAGCACCGTGGGAGCGTAGGTGGTCTCCGACAGGGCCTTGCCTCCGCACAGCAGTTTCGCGCCGCCGGCCACTGCCTCCTGAACCCATTCGTCCACCCGCCGTACCTCGCGCGGCCGGATCAATGGGCCGACCTCGGTATCCTCCAGCCTGGGGTCACCCACGCGCATGTCCTCGCCCAGCGCCGCCAGGCCACGCGCCACGTCGCGGGCAACCGATGCATCGCAGAACACCCGTTGCACCGACACGCAGACCTGTCCGGCATGGTAGAAGCCGCCCTTGGCCAGCAGCGGCAGGGCATCGTCGAGATCGGCATCGGCCTCGATCAGCACCGGCGCCGCGCCACCGTGTTCCAGCGCACAGCGCGCCCCTGGCGCAAGCTTGGAGCGCAGCATCCAGCCCACCCGGGCACTGCCGATGAAGCTGAAAAAACCCACCCGCGCGTCGGTGACCAGGGCCTCGGCCACGGCCAGGTCCTTGACCACCAGCGCCTGGCACCAGGCCTCCGGCAGGCCGGCCTCCCGCAGCAGGCCGACGAAGCGCAGACAGGACAGGGGCGTGTCCTCGGCCGGCTTGACCACCACCGGGCAGCCGGCGGCGATGGCCGGCCCGACCTGATGGACGATGAGATTCAGGGGATGGTTGAAGGCGCTGACCGCCACCACCACGCCGATCGGCTCGCGGTGGGTCATGGCCAGGCGGTGGGCCGAGGCGGCGTTGATGCCCATGGGGATCTCGCGGCCGGCATTCTCGCGGATGCACTCCACGCAGTTGCGCACCCCGTCGATGGCCCGCGCCACTTCCACCCGGGAATCGATCAGCGGCTTGCCGCCCTCGCGGGCCGCCGCCAGCGCCAGTGTCTCCGCCCGGGCCTTCATCAGCTCGGCGACCCGCTCCAGGATGGCGATGCGCTCCGGTGCCGGCAGCCAGGCATCCCGGTTGCGAAACAGCGCATGGGCCTGGGCC
This window encodes:
- a CDS encoding aldehyde dehydrogenase family protein, with the protein product MTEHFPLMVPGATATGETLEVHAPFDRSLIATVDAAGPETVERAMAQAHALFRNRDAWLPAPERIAILERVAELMKARAETLALAAAREGGKPLIDSRVEVARAIDGVRNCVECIRENAGREIPMGINAASAHRLAMTHREPIGVVVAVSAFNHPLNLIVHQVGPAIAAGCPVVVKPAEDTPLSCLRFVGLLREAGLPEAWCQALVVKDLAVAEALVTDARVGFFSFIGSARVGWMLRSKLAPGARCALEHGGAAPVLIEADADLDDALPLLAKGGFYHAGQVCVSVQRVFCDASVARDVARGLAALGEDMRVGDPRLEDTEVGPLIRPREVRRVDEWVQEAVAGGAKLLCGGKALSETTYAPTVLLDPPTDARVSREEIFGPVICVYSCRDMAAAIEQANALPFAFQAAVFTRDIHRALRAYRRLDASAVMVNDHTAFRVDWMPFAGLRQSGLGVGGIPYTFEDMQIEKLLVVRSPEL